One Hymenobacter volaticus genomic region harbors:
- a CDS encoding glycoside hydrolase family 2 TIM barrel-domain containing protein, with product MGWYRKQFTLPAADTKRQVWVEFDGVMANSEVWLNGHKLGQRPYGYSSFAYDLTPYLVPGKANVLAVRADNSVQPASRYYTGAGIYRHVRLVSTAPTHFTYGGVFVSTPQATAAQAQVQVQAEVQNQATAPGTYTLETTLLAPNGKPVATTRSNQAVAAGQTVIFTQTLPVAKPQRWSLTQPVLYRATTRLLAGKAVLDEQTTPFGIREVKFEAATGFWLNGQNLKIKGVCLHHDAGALGAAVPLRAWERRLELLKQVGVNGIRTAHNPMAPEFLDLCDRMGLVVLDETFDTWTAAKNNAEQGYNRFFKDWWQADTRDMVRRDRNHPSIVLYSVGNEIRDNLNSPEGFQTYKQQQDLVHQTDPTRPVTMALFRPGQSKVYENGFVETMDVVGQNYRDAELVAAHEAKPTRKVIGTENGHDLPAWLILRDKPYLAGQFLWTGFDYLGEGDWPEIANGQGLFDRTGNWRPVAYQRQSWWGAEPVVRLVRKAENAGAGAWVANWTPTDFDTYDDAKVQVYSNCDEVELFLNGKSLGGKPKPADDSPRAWDVTFAKGTLRAVARNKGKVAATDELKTAGPPARIVLSTDRPRLTHDWDDVAYITARVVDANGVLCPNADQQLTFSASGAGAVVAVDNGNIASHELYQAQTRQAYQGQCMAIVKANAPTGKITLSASAPGLAAGTLTLDAAPARSK from the coding sequence GTGGGCTGGTACCGCAAGCAGTTCACCCTGCCCGCGGCCGACACCAAGCGCCAGGTGTGGGTGGAATTCGACGGGGTGATGGCCAACAGCGAGGTGTGGCTGAACGGGCACAAGCTCGGGCAGCGGCCCTACGGCTATAGCAGCTTCGCCTACGACCTAACGCCCTACCTCGTGCCGGGCAAGGCCAACGTGCTGGCCGTGCGCGCCGACAACTCGGTGCAGCCGGCCTCGCGCTACTACACCGGCGCCGGTATCTACCGCCACGTGCGGCTGGTGAGCACGGCCCCTACCCACTTCACCTACGGCGGCGTATTCGTAAGCACGCCGCAAGCCACGGCCGCCCAGGCCCAGGTGCAGGTGCAGGCCGAAGTGCAGAACCAGGCCACGGCGCCGGGCACCTACACGCTGGAAACCACGCTGCTGGCCCCGAACGGCAAGCCCGTGGCTACCACCCGCAGCAACCAGGCCGTGGCGGCTGGCCAGACCGTGATCTTCACCCAGACCCTGCCGGTAGCCAAGCCCCAGCGCTGGAGTTTAACGCAGCCCGTGCTCTACCGAGCCACCACGCGCCTGCTAGCTGGCAAAGCCGTACTGGATGAACAAACTACGCCCTTCGGGATTCGGGAGGTGAAGTTTGAGGCCGCCACCGGCTTTTGGCTGAACGGCCAGAACCTGAAAATCAAGGGCGTATGCCTGCACCACGATGCCGGGGCCCTGGGCGCGGCCGTGCCGCTGCGGGCCTGGGAGCGCCGACTGGAGTTGCTTAAGCAAGTGGGCGTCAACGGCATCCGCACGGCCCACAACCCGATGGCCCCCGAATTTTTGGACCTCTGCGACCGGATGGGCTTGGTGGTGCTCGACGAAACGTTTGACACCTGGACCGCGGCCAAAAACAACGCCGAGCAGGGCTACAACCGCTTTTTCAAGGACTGGTGGCAGGCCGACACCCGCGACATGGTGCGCCGCGACCGCAACCACCCCAGCATCGTGCTTTACAGCGTGGGCAACGAAATTCGCGATAACCTCAACAGTCCCGAGGGCTTCCAGACTTATAAGCAGCAGCAGGACCTGGTGCACCAAACCGACCCCACCCGCCCGGTGACCATGGCCTTGTTCCGCCCTGGCCAAAGCAAAGTCTACGAAAACGGCTTCGTGGAAACCATGGACGTGGTCGGCCAAAACTACCGGGATGCCGAGTTGGTGGCCGCCCACGAGGCCAAGCCCACCCGCAAAGTCATCGGCACCGAGAACGGCCACGACCTGCCCGCCTGGCTGATTTTGCGCGACAAGCCCTACCTGGCCGGGCAGTTCTTGTGGACCGGCTTCGACTACCTGGGCGAGGGCGACTGGCCGGAAATCGCCAACGGCCAGGGCTTGTTTGACCGGACCGGCAACTGGCGGCCCGTCGCGTACCAGCGCCAGAGCTGGTGGGGCGCCGAGCCCGTGGTGCGCCTGGTGCGCAAAGCGGAAAACGCCGGGGCCGGGGCCTGGGTGGCCAACTGGACGCCTACCGACTTCGACACCTACGACGATGCCAAAGTGCAGGTGTACAGCAACTGCGACGAAGTGGAGTTGTTTCTCAACGGCAAGTCCCTGGGGGGTAAGCCCAAGCCGGCCGACGACTCGCCCCGCGCCTGGGACGTTACGTTTGCCAAGGGCACCCTGCGCGCCGTGGCCCGCAACAAGGGCAAGGTAGCGGCCACCGACGAGCTGAAAACGGCCGGCCCACCGGCCCGCATCGTGCTGAGCACCGACCGCCCCCGGCTAACCCACGACTGGGACGACGTGGCCTACATCACGGCCCGCGTGGTTGATGCTAACGGCGTGCTCTGCCCCAATGCCGACCAGCAACTCACCTTTAGTGCCAGCGGCGCGGGCGCGGTAGTAGCCGTCGACAACGGCAATATTGCCAGTCACGAGCTTTATCAGGCGCAGACGCGCCAGGCCTACCAGGGACAGTGCATGGCCATTGTCAAGGCCAACGCCCCAACTGGTAAAATTACGCTCAGTGCCTCGGC